One Nocardia iowensis DNA window includes the following coding sequences:
- a CDS encoding YbaK/EbsC family protein, which yields MRRSTLPPIACRVADTLIARGHHGVIVTQPAPTPTVADAARTLGVDVGAITTSLVFLLDEDPVLLLVSGAHEVDLESTGKRLEGTLTMAPADLVREVTGQPINGVAPVGHPTNLPTWVDTALSRHREVWAAGGHPNTVFRTSFQELVRITAGLPIDVD from the coding sequence ATGCGCAGGTCGACATTGCCACCGATCGCCTGCCGAGTCGCGGACACCCTCATCGCCCGAGGGCATCACGGTGTCATCGTGACCCAGCCGGCACCGACGCCCACTGTCGCGGATGCCGCGCGAACGCTCGGGGTCGACGTGGGTGCCATCACCACCTCGCTGGTGTTCCTGTTGGACGAGGATCCGGTGCTGCTGCTGGTTTCCGGCGCGCACGAGGTGGACCTCGAGTCCACCGGAAAGCGGCTGGAAGGGACGCTGACCATGGCCCCCGCCGACCTGGTTCGCGAGGTGACCGGGCAGCCGATCAACGGTGTCGCACCGGTCGGTCACCCCACCAACCTGCCCACCTGGGTGGACACCGCGCTGTCCCGTCATCGCGAGGTGTGGGCCGCAGGTGGGCACCCGAACACGGTGTTCCGCACCTCTTTTCAAGAACTGGTGCGGATCACCGCCGGTCTGCCGATCGACGTCGACTGA
- a CDS encoding response regulator, producing the protein MRVMIAEDDALLREGLVLLLSTAGIEVVAAVDNADDFLAAVAADRPDAIVVDVRLPPTFTDDGLRAAVSARKLHPGLPVLVLSSWVEDSYAAELLGDGAGGVGYLLKERVGKVDRFLDSLRRVAAGGTAMDPEVISQLLVRRKADDPMAALTAREREVLALMAEGHNNATIAERLVVSEGAVHKHIRSIFAKLGLSTEDVGHRRVLAVLAYLNA; encoded by the coding sequence GTGCGGGTCATGATCGCCGAGGACGACGCCCTCCTGCGGGAGGGGCTGGTGCTGTTGCTGAGCACCGCGGGTATCGAGGTGGTCGCCGCCGTGGACAACGCGGACGACTTCCTCGCGGCGGTGGCCGCCGACCGGCCCGACGCGATCGTCGTTGATGTCCGGCTGCCGCCGACCTTCACCGACGACGGGTTGCGCGCGGCTGTCAGCGCCCGCAAGCTGCATCCCGGCCTGCCGGTGCTGGTGTTGTCGTCGTGGGTGGAGGACAGCTACGCCGCCGAACTGCTCGGCGACGGCGCGGGCGGTGTCGGCTATCTGCTCAAGGAACGGGTCGGCAAGGTGGACCGTTTCCTGGATTCGCTGCGCCGGGTCGCCGCGGGTGGCACCGCGATGGACCCCGAGGTGATCTCGCAACTGCTGGTGCGACGCAAGGCCGATGATCCGATGGCCGCGCTGACCGCCCGCGAGCGTGAGGTGCTCGCGCTGATGGCCGAGGGCCACAACAACGCGACCATCGCCGAGCGGCTGGTGGTCAGCGAAGGCGCTGTGCACAAACACATTCGGAGCATCTTCGCCAAGCTCGGCCTGTCCACCGAGGATGTCGGGCACCGCCGGGTACTCGCGGTGCTCGCCTATCTGAACGCGTGA
- a CDS encoding serine hydrolase domain-containing protein: MNPFRRNSGKAALSAVVVGAVLAAAACGGETSVARPDDSPKTAPPAIAAAMDQVVRNGFPGVQVVIDGPGGHRTFTAGVGDVSTRAPFPDDARVRIGSNTKTFVATVVLQLVSEGKADLDAPIERYLPGVVQGNGNDGNRITVRQLLQHTSGLPDYLGRGNGNGIDREHAEQLNPEEEALRWQHFEMADLVRNAMTMPPNFEPGAKSVYTNTNYLLLGLLIERVTGHSAADEIQRRIIEPLGLRDTYVPAARESTIRGPHVRGYHVRDGKPVDFTDFDPSWAGTAGDMVATGADLNRFFAALLAGKLLPSAQLAEMKRTVPFDRGPGAGYGLGLIHQPVPCDKEVWGHGGSIPGFETRNGVTADGTAVTVTVNQLPTSEQASDVVEGLLDAALCTP; the protein is encoded by the coding sequence ATGAACCCATTTCGGCGCAATTCCGGAAAGGCCGCCCTTTCGGCCGTCGTGGTCGGCGCGGTGCTCGCGGCGGCCGCGTGTGGCGGTGAGACGTCGGTGGCAAGGCCGGACGACTCGCCCAAAACCGCTCCGCCCGCCATTGCCGCCGCGATGGATCAGGTGGTGCGGAACGGGTTTCCCGGTGTCCAGGTGGTCATCGACGGGCCAGGCGGGCATCGCACCTTCACCGCGGGTGTCGGCGATGTAAGCACCCGCGCTCCGTTCCCCGACGACGCGCGGGTCCGGATCGGCAGCAACACAAAGACGTTCGTCGCGACGGTGGTTTTGCAGCTGGTGTCCGAGGGCAAGGCCGACCTGGATGCCCCGATCGAGCGCTACCTGCCCGGCGTGGTGCAGGGCAATGGCAACGACGGCAACCGGATCACGGTGCGCCAGCTGTTGCAGCACACCAGCGGCCTGCCGGATTACCTGGGGCGTGGCAATGGCAACGGCATCGACCGAGAGCATGCCGAGCAGTTGAATCCGGAGGAGGAAGCGCTGCGCTGGCAGCACTTCGAGATGGCCGATCTGGTCCGCAATGCGATGACGATGCCGCCGAACTTCGAACCCGGCGCGAAATCGGTCTACACCAATACCAACTATCTGCTGCTCGGCCTGTTGATCGAGCGGGTGACCGGTCACTCGGCCGCCGACGAGATCCAACGCCGGATCATCGAGCCGCTCGGCCTGCGGGACACCTACGTGCCCGCCGCCCGCGAATCGACCATCCGTGGCCCGCATGTCCGTGGCTATCACGTAAGAGACGGCAAGCCGGTCGATTTCACCGACTTCGACCCGTCGTGGGCGGGCACCGCGGGCGATATGGTCGCCACCGGCGCCGATCTGAACCGGTTCTTCGCCGCGCTGCTGGCCGGAAAGCTCTTGCCGTCCGCGCAATTGGCCGAAATGAAGCGCACCGTGCCGTTCGACCGTGGGCCGGGCGCGGGTTACGGGCTCGGCCTCATCCACCAGCCCGTGCCGTGCGACAAAGAGGTGTGGGGGCATGGCGGCAGCATCCCCGGCTTCGAGACACGCAACGGCGTGACGGCCGATGGCACCGCGGTGACCGTCACGGTGAACCAGCTGCCGACTTCCGAGCAAGCCTCCGACGTGGTCGAAGGTCTGCTCGACGCCGCCCTGTGCACCCCGTGA
- a CDS encoding sensor histidine kinase: protein MTRVMVALRSARDKLWRLPGALGYLVVGGVTSVLALFAVVVLLLVGAFCLIGVGIPALPEAVRLVRPLVSFDRRRAARLLGEPIEEAYQPFTGGLRQRVATVFTDPANRRDFGWLVAHALTGIYIAIFAVALPVSALVQLTLPAFWQYLPPGQEFSSYGFTVDSWPMAALSFVIAFPVALVSLQIPVAARWQALAARALLQPPKGVRLADRVAALTATRAAALDAHGAELRRIERDLHDGAQARLAAVIMQLGLADQLHDQDPETAQRLVRKAQDTATDALAELRDVVRNVYPPVLSDRGLASAITAVAARNPIPCVLDLSEVGRRPAAVEAAAYFVITEALTNATKHSRAEGISLVLGGAPELLTIEIRDDGVGGAVETYGGGLAGIRRRAEALDGRMMLTSPPGGPTVLRVELPCGS, encoded by the coding sequence ATGACCAGGGTGATGGTGGCTTTGCGATCCGCGCGCGACAAGTTGTGGCGCCTACCGGGTGCGCTCGGCTACCTGGTGGTCGGCGGCGTGACCTCGGTGCTCGCGCTGTTCGCGGTGGTCGTGCTGCTGCTCGTCGGCGCGTTCTGTCTGATCGGGGTGGGGATACCCGCGCTGCCCGAGGCGGTCCGATTGGTCCGGCCGTTGGTGTCGTTCGATCGGCGCAGGGCCGCACGGTTACTCGGTGAACCGATCGAGGAGGCCTATCAACCGTTCACTGGTGGGCTGCGGCAGCGGGTCGCGACGGTGTTCACCGATCCGGCGAACCGCCGCGACTTCGGCTGGCTGGTCGCACACGCTCTGACCGGGATCTATATCGCGATCTTCGCCGTCGCGCTGCCGGTGAGCGCACTCGTTCAGCTGACGCTCCCCGCATTTTGGCAGTATCTGCCGCCGGGGCAGGAGTTCAGCAGTTACGGGTTCACGGTCGACTCGTGGCCCATGGCGGCGCTCAGCTTCGTCATCGCGTTCCCCGTCGCGCTGGTGTCGCTGCAAATTCCGGTGGCCGCGCGCTGGCAGGCGCTGGCGGCCCGGGCTTTGCTCCAGCCGCCCAAGGGAGTCCGGCTAGCCGACCGGGTCGCGGCGCTCACCGCGACCAGGGCCGCCGCATTGGACGCACACGGTGCGGAGCTGCGCCGGATCGAGCGTGACCTGCACGATGGCGCGCAGGCGCGGCTGGCGGCGGTGATCATGCAACTCGGGCTGGCCGACCAACTGCACGACCAGGATCCGGAAACGGCGCAGCGGCTGGTGCGCAAGGCCCAGGACACCGCGACCGACGCACTGGCCGAACTGCGCGATGTGGTGCGCAACGTGTATCCGCCGGTGCTCTCCGATCGCGGCCTGGCGAGCGCGATCACGGCGGTCGCCGCCCGTAATCCGATCCCGTGTGTGCTCGACCTCAGCGAGGTGGGCAGGCGACCCGCCGCGGTGGAGGCGGCGGCCTACTTCGTCATCACCGAGGCACTCACCAACGCCACCAAGCATTCCCGCGCCGAGGGCATCTCGCTGGTGCTCGGCGGGGCGCCCGAGCTGTTGACGATCGAGATCCGCGACGACGGCGTCGGCGGCGCCGTGGAGACCTACGGCGGCGGCCTGGCCGGTATCCGCCGCCGGGCCGAGGCGCTGGACGGCAGGATGATGCTGACCAGCCCGCCTGGTGGCCCTACTGTATTGCGGGTGGAGTTGCCGTGCGGGTCATGA
- a CDS encoding 2-oxo-4-hydroxy-4-carboxy-5-ureidoimidazoline decarboxylase: protein MLMHQGIGLDRFNQISRARAIHALFDCCCNVTWAAKLADARPYPDRDALLAKADVELLALSQADLDRALEVVVHEPVSGSRVTELAHVTRARIARMLGPSEGYPEY, encoded by the coding sequence ATGCTGATGCATCAGGGAATCGGCCTTGATCGGTTCAACCAAATCTCGCGCGCCCGTGCGATACACGCGCTCTTCGACTGCTGCTGCAATGTCACCTGGGCCGCCAAGCTCGCCGACGCCCGACCCTATCCGGATCGGGACGCGCTGCTGGCCAAGGCCGATGTCGAACTGCTCGCGTTGTCCCAGGCGGATCTCGATCGAGCACTCGAAGTAGTTGTGCACGAACCGGTCTCGGGGAGCAGGGTGACCGAGCTGGCACACGTCACACGCGCCAGGATCGCACGAATGCTCGGGCCGAGCGAGGGGTATCCGGAATACTGA
- a CDS encoding crotonase/enoyl-CoA hydratase family protein: protein MTDWQAFTVETKDYVAQVTLTGPGKGNAMGPDFWRELPEIFQALDADPEVRAIVLTGSGKHFSYGLDLPAMSGTFGPLMGDRALAAPRTEFLTEVRKMQAAVTAVADSRKPVIAAISGWCIGGGLDLIAAADIRYASADAKFSLREAKVAIVADIGSLHRLPGIIGEGQLRELAYTAKDIDAVRAEKIGLVNDVFEDQDAALDAAHATAREIAANPPLVVQGVKDVLDQRRKDEVAAGLRYVSAWNAAFLPSEDLTEALKAVFEKRAPEFKGE from the coding sequence ATGACTGATTGGCAGGCTTTTACCGTCGAAACCAAGGACTACGTCGCGCAGGTGACCCTGACGGGTCCCGGCAAGGGCAACGCGATGGGCCCCGATTTCTGGCGCGAGCTGCCGGAGATCTTCCAGGCGCTGGACGCCGACCCCGAGGTGCGCGCGATCGTGCTGACCGGCTCGGGCAAGCACTTCTCCTACGGCCTCGATCTGCCCGCGATGAGCGGCACGTTCGGTCCGCTGATGGGAGACCGGGCGCTGGCCGCGCCGCGCACCGAGTTCCTGACCGAGGTCCGCAAGATGCAGGCGGCGGTGACCGCGGTGGCGGACAGCCGCAAGCCGGTGATCGCCGCGATTTCCGGCTGGTGCATCGGTGGCGGGCTCGACCTGATCGCCGCCGCGGACATCCGCTACGCGAGCGCCGACGCCAAGTTCAGTCTGCGCGAGGCGAAGGTCGCCATCGTCGCCGACATCGGGTCGCTGCACCGGCTGCCCGGCATCATCGGCGAGGGCCAGTTGCGCGAGCTCGCCTACACCGCCAAGGACATCGACGCCGTGCGAGCCGAGAAGATCGGCCTGGTCAACGACGTGTTCGAGGACCAGGACGCGGCGCTCGATGCCGCACACGCCACGGCACGCGAGATCGCCGCGAACCCGCCGCTGGTGGTGCAGGGTGTAAAGGACGTGCTCGATCAACGGCGCAAGGACGAGGTGGCCGCCGGACTGCGCTATGTGTCCGCCTGGAATGCCGCGTTCCTGCCGTCGGAGGACCTCACCGAGGCGCTCAAAGCGGTGTTCGAGAAGCGCGCCCCGGAGTTCAAGGGCGAGTAA
- a CDS encoding alpha/beta fold hydrolase, producing MTVKRTRGLTAALAGITGLVACAGLVGCAGPEANANTETPALERFYSQQLDWKACGEPKLDEAGAQCADVTVPLDYAEPQGPTLTVAISRIAADPARKHGVMLSNSGGPGGAGLDFMVDVGKAMTPDVRARYDLIGMDPRGVGRSSPVDCHWPRGIGLHSAGVDATSFAESVAMQGDLAARCATTEAARLPYITTRNTARDMDVIRGIFGVDRISYYGTSYGTYLGAVYTQMFPERSDRFVLDSAADPDQYGVVGMMQAMGPANEAALDLWADWVAARDGEYHFGSTRAQVRDTVHGLIRRAADKPIRLGEYEIDDHWLPMVLFVGLDSPDQYEMLAGQVRKIADAADGKPVEVDETLDATLGFALRARPRDNSSQMAIMCGDVAAPRDPQFYWRNIEAARADQPVFGALANNITPCAFWAPPAEPLTVVRNSVPALIVQSTGDTRTAYQGAVAMHNDLSASRMVTLEDVAIHWIFGRYQNSCVYSAVNTYFRDGTLPATDITCQAD from the coding sequence ATGACAGTGAAACGCACAAGAGGGCTCACGGCGGCGTTGGCCGGCATCACCGGCCTGGTGGCCTGTGCCGGTCTGGTTGGCTGTGCCGGGCCCGAGGCCAACGCGAACACGGAAACACCTGCGCTGGAGCGCTTCTACAGCCAGCAGCTGGACTGGAAGGCGTGCGGAGAGCCCAAGCTCGACGAGGCAGGCGCGCAGTGCGCCGATGTCACCGTGCCACTCGACTACGCCGAGCCGCAGGGACCAACACTCACGGTGGCGATCTCGCGGATAGCCGCCGATCCCGCGCGGAAGCACGGCGTCATGCTGTCCAACTCCGGCGGGCCGGGCGGTGCGGGTCTCGACTTCATGGTCGATGTCGGCAAGGCGATGACGCCCGACGTGCGCGCTCGCTATGACCTGATCGGCATGGATCCGCGCGGCGTCGGGCGCTCCTCCCCCGTCGACTGCCACTGGCCGCGCGGCATCGGGCTGCACTCGGCGGGCGTCGACGCGACGAGCTTCGCGGAATCCGTTGCGATGCAAGGCGACCTGGCCGCCCGCTGCGCGACGACCGAAGCGGCCCGGCTGCCGTACATCACGACCCGCAACACCGCGCGGGACATGGATGTGATCCGCGGCATTTTCGGCGTGGACCGGATCAGTTACTACGGCACCTCATACGGCACCTATCTGGGTGCGGTGTACACCCAGATGTTCCCCGAGCGCAGCGATCGGTTCGTACTGGACAGCGCCGCGGATCCGGACCAGTACGGCGTGGTGGGGATGATGCAGGCGATGGGACCGGCCAATGAGGCCGCCCTCGACCTGTGGGCGGATTGGGTGGCGGCTCGCGACGGCGAGTACCACTTCGGCTCCACCCGCGCCCAGGTCCGCGACACCGTCCATGGCCTGATCCGCCGGGCCGCGGACAAGCCGATCCGGTTGGGCGAGTATGAGATCGACGATCACTGGCTGCCCATGGTGCTGTTCGTCGGGTTGGACTCCCCGGACCAGTACGAGATGCTCGCCGGTCAGGTGCGCAAGATCGCCGACGCCGCCGATGGGAAACCCGTCGAGGTCGACGAGACGTTGGATGCCACGCTCGGCTTCGCGTTGCGGGCACGACCGAGGGACAATTCGTCACAGATGGCCATCATGTGCGGCGATGTCGCCGCGCCGCGGGATCCCCAATTCTATTGGCGCAACATCGAAGCGGCCCGTGCCGACCAACCGGTGTTCGGCGCGTTGGCCAACAACATCACGCCGTGCGCGTTCTGGGCGCCGCCCGCCGAACCCCTTACGGTAGTGCGCAATTCGGTGCCCGCCCTGATCGTGCAGTCCACCGGTGACACCCGCACCGCCTACCAGGGTGCGGTCGCCATGCACAACGACCTGAGCGCGTCCCGAATGGTCACCCTTGAGGATGTGGCCATCCACTGGATATTCGGGCGCTACCAGAACAGCTGCGTGTACTCGGCGGTGAACACCTACTTCCGCGACGGCACCCTGCCCGCCACGGATATCACCTGCCAGGCAGACTGA
- a CDS encoding MarR family winged helix-turn-helix transcriptional regulator, translating to MDDETIDTIAVQLTRLQRIRDRTAAQIGTWTKDGLDPAAFGALLRLCCDGPMRSGALAGALHADASTVSRQVAQLVGRQLVERQADPADGRATVLVVTDRGRAIAEQIRRRRNENLTRVMADWAPQSRADFAELLRRFVDDFERTRPEMIAAMRRNWDETFTGTENDT from the coding sequence GTGGACGACGAAACGATCGACACGATCGCGGTGCAGCTCACTCGATTGCAGCGGATTCGCGACCGCACGGCGGCCCAGATCGGCACCTGGACCAAGGACGGCCTCGATCCCGCCGCATTCGGCGCACTGTTGCGGCTGTGCTGCGACGGACCGATGCGATCGGGCGCGCTCGCGGGCGCATTGCACGCGGACGCGTCGACGGTCAGCCGCCAGGTGGCGCAGTTGGTCGGCCGGCAATTGGTCGAGCGACAGGCCGACCCGGCGGACGGCCGGGCCACCGTACTCGTCGTCACCGACCGCGGCCGGGCCATCGCCGAACAGATCCGCAGGCGCCGCAACGAGAACCTGACCCGGGTGATGGCCGACTGGGCGCCACAGTCCAGGGCCGACTTCGCCGAGCTGCTCCGGCGGTTCGTCGACGACTTCGAGCGCACCAGGCCGGAGATGATCGCCGCGATGCGCCGCAACTGGGATGAGACCTTTACTGGGACGGAGAACGACACGTGA